In Rattus norvegicus strain BN/NHsdMcwi chromosome 1, GRCr8, whole genome shotgun sequence, a genomic segment contains:
- the Rnaseh2c gene encoding ribonuclease H2 subunit C produces the protein MKNPEEAGDDKQRIHLRPGSLRGAAPAKLHLLPCDVLVSRPAPVERFFTPAVRHGADGLQVSFRGRGLRGEDVAVPPGFAGFVMVTEEMGEGLIGKLNFSGDAEDKADEAQEPLERDFDRFIGATGSFSHFTLWGLETVPGPDAKVHRALGWPSLAAAIHAQVPED, from the exons ATGAAGAACCCGGAGGAAGCTGGGGACGATAAACAGCGTATTCACCTGCGCCCTGGCTCACTGCGTGGCGCCGCACCAGCTAAGCTGCACCTCCTGCCATGTGACGTTCTGGTCAGCCGGCCCGCCCCGGTTGAACGCTTCTTCACGCCCGCCGTCCGCCACGGTGCAGACG GACTGCAGGTGTCGTTTCGCGGTCGTGGCCTGCGGGGCGAAGATGTAGCTGTCCCGCCAGGGTTTGCGGGATTCGTGATGGTGACAGAAGAGATGGGAGAGGGGCTGATAGGGAAGCTGAACTTCTCAGGGGACGCGGAGGACAAAGCGGACGAGGCACAGGAGCCGCTGGAGCGGGACTTT GACCGCTTTATCGGAGCCACCGGCAGCTTCAGTCACTTCACCTTGTGGGGTCTGGAAACGGTCCCTGGTCCAGATGCCAAAGTGCATAGGGCCCTAGGTTGGCCCAGCCTTGCTGCAGCG ATTCACGCACAGGTGCCAGAGGACTGA
- the Rnaseh2c gene encoding ribonuclease H2 subunit C isoform X1 gives MKNPEEAGDDKQRIHLRPGSLRGAAPAKLHLLPCDVLVSRPAPVERFFTPAVRHGADGLQVSFRGRGLRGEDVAVPPGFAGFVMVTEEMGEGLIGKLNFSGDAEDKADEAQEPLERDFDRFIGATGSFSHFTLWGLETVPGPDAKVHRALGWPSLAAAVRILKGSFPLRLGRT, from the exons ATGAAGAACCCGGAGGAAGCTGGGGACGATAAACAGCGTATTCACCTGCGCCCTGGCTCACTGCGTGGCGCCGCACCAGCTAAGCTGCACCTCCTGCCATGTGACGTTCTGGTCAGCCGGCCCGCCCCGGTTGAACGCTTCTTCACGCCCGCCGTCCGCCACGGTGCAGACG GACTGCAGGTGTCGTTTCGCGGTCGTGGCCTGCGGGGCGAAGATGTAGCTGTCCCGCCAGGGTTTGCGGGATTCGTGATGGTGACAGAAGAGATGGGAGAGGGGCTGATAGGGAAGCTGAACTTCTCAGGGGACGCGGAGGACAAAGCGGACGAGGCACAGGAGCCGCTGGAGCGGGACTTT GACCGCTTTATCGGAGCCACCGGCAGCTTCAGTCACTTCACCTTGTGGGGTCTGGAAACGGTCCCTGGTCCAGATGCCAAAGTGCATAGGGCCCTAGGTTGGCCCAGCCTTGCTGCAGCGGTACGTATACTCAAGGGCTCTTTTCCCCTCAGGCTTGGTCGCACTTAG